GCTGGAAGGGTCGATCGATAATTTGACCATTTTGTTATGCGGAGattcctaaaaaaatatgttcaaGTTCTACTCATATTTGATctcaaattttacattaagGAATTCTTGGAGAATATCATGAtcatactaaaaaaataaaaaaaatatgtgtattgatgaattttagaGAATGGTTCCGGAAAAAATTACCATAAAATTCCTATACTTATTTTTGTGGGAAGAATTCTTATccaaattagattttattgaaccaaatcaatcataCGGTATTAATCACTTgacaagtatattacacttatcatataattagttcaagtCTGACGAAACATACTCCGGATTAAAATTTCCCATTCTTGCCGTTGTTCTGTAAAAAATTGCGGGCACTCATTTACAACcaggagaaaaaaaatggagtCGTGTTATGTGCAAGAAAGAACCAATTTGtgaaaacatcaaattttcGATGCTTTCTGCATTTGTGCTTACTTAAAAATGATAgcaaatcaatattatttatcaagatcgtataattttttaaaaacaaatgagCGATTTGCCTAAATAAAGCATAAGTCAggaaatataaatacaaatataccTGATATTTATCCACAGTTAGAGATACttagattttatttacttttgatGATTGAGCAGGATATTCCACGCTATCcaactcaatattttatttacttgatatataatttgggTGGACGATTTTGCCCTCTTTTTTATGGTTTAATTTGTCTCTATTGTCCCTTAACAAAGTAACAAAAAGACCATGACATTGTATGAATTGGGTGTGAGACTATTTTGACTTTCCAActaccttttttatttttttaaaaggagaattttttggaaatgaaaattttggttccttcttttttgatggatttgtttttattttagttttattaaaaaaaataaaaatcaatgtCCTATTGTAGACACTTCTTACAACTAATTATCCTAACATTAATAGATGGCCTAATATATTCAACTCGgcctaaatatttaaaagggagaattacatttacaccccctAACTTATGGtttgtttatacaaactacTTCTGTATTTTGcatagggaaaaatgcaagcaactcccttgtgatatcgtaaatgagcaaattacctttttataaaaaaataaatagcgatgtACCttcctgtaatttttaaaatacaataatttaccccctataatatttaaaatgaagcaattgaCCTCCCTacataaggaggtaaattgcttcattttaaaaagtacaaagaggtaaattgcgatatttttttatagggggataatgtgctcatttttaatatcacaagggggtaaattgctattcaccccttTTGCATAGTTACAGAAACTACCTCTAACAGCAACAAAATAtaggtagtttgtgtaatgatgctaAAGTTTTTAGGGgtatgtgtgtaatttttcaaaaaattaatgagtGGTTTGTGTTAGtgatattgttattttgatgggtgtaagtgtaatcaTCTAAAAAATAGGGGTGATTTGTATAAACAACTTATAAATCAAGGGGCATTAATCAagaggtgtaaatataattatccctatttaaAATCCTTCTAACAATACTAATCCAATAACTGGGTAGCTTTGTCAGTGATAAGCTTCGTGCAAATCTCAACTTCCTACCCCTCAAGCCCAACTAGAACTTGGGTTGTATCAGTGAGTTATAAGTCTCTATGActctattataaatagggaatccataaacttaaaaaaagtCACGTGTAACAACTTGTTAgatagttctttttcttgacGGACGAAAAATCATTAGATCGAAAAGACGATCAGATACATACGCAAACGTCAGATCTATTCACAGATGTCAAATCCGGTTGTTTGTCGCTACAAGACATATCTAAAAAcgaaatttgtatataattcaAGCTATATAAGATTCACGAAGTTGGTATTTTGCTACCCATattaatctatttaatttgcatattttgataaaatcacCAACTTTCATGATTAAAagtgttattattatgtataaaagTTAGTGAATAGAGCAATCCGAAGCACAAAACCTAGAGCAACCACAGAAAGTTAGAAAAGCACAAGAACACAAAATCAAGCATTGCTATCCTATCTGCTCATCCCAGCTCTAAGGATCTTGATCGCCCAATACTTGAATCTGTCGTTTACCCATACTCAGTACCTCATGCTCATGTGGTCGAGGTAGCCAGGGGACTCCAACAATCGAAATAGACATCCTATTCCTGTGTGAAGGATGGGGAACTCCCTAATTTCGCCTCGAATGGGAAATAGCGTCGCCGATGCAGAGTGTTGTTCGGCGGTGTAGCAATCCGCCAGCATCGCGATGTTATACTCCTTCAGCCGTCTGATTGCCAAGCCACCCTCCTCCGTCTTGCTGCACAAGCGTTCCCATGCAATCCAGTGAACCTTACCATCTCCATCAGTCCGTCCAGTAGTTCAAAACAGCCCATCATGTAAGTCGGTATTGTAGGACGAACCGCCGGGCTTGGAATAAGTGTTTTGTCGCCCACCCTTGCAATCGTTTCCACAGTCGGTAGGGGTTTAAGTCGAATTTTCAGTTCCATTGATTTATCAAAAAGTTGCACACCCCTAACCACTTGATCTAATGCTATTCACAAAAGCTTGTACGAGATTCTTTAAAATTGAGTTATGTTAAAAAAGttaaggttaattacacttagatccCATAAAAAATACGAgattatattttctctcaaaaaaattttgaattatacttacaccacCTTCGAAAAATTCACTGTTTACGCATGATCCCTTTTTTGtaagaatttgaaagaaaaatgttgatataGCAAAAAAGAACGGcataaacttcaaattttacctcttatttaacattttttatgtaatgacTTTGTACTtgtgatgaaaaaaaatataatgatgttaatttcagtatatatatatatatatattatttatttctgtataagtacaaaaatatacataaaaatgttaaatgatgggtaaaattaaaaatttatactcTTTTTGCTTATGTCAGCGTCTCTCGTTTAATTCGAGTTTAAAGGCCCAGGTGGGATGGGGATGTGGACCCAGTCCAGTAAAGTTCAGCAGCCCAAGCCTGGTACCCAAGATTGGGATTACTTGGACCAGTATAAATGGGCCTGATAGGAGGCCCATATTCATATTAGTACGTTTCAACTCTGAGCCTTTTGCTGAACTGAAGTTGAAGTTTCTCNNNNNNNNNNTggaatgaaatattaatggCTACTCTTCCTTAATTCTGAAGAAAGGAAGTAGAGTAGGAAGCGTGAGAGAGAGCAAAACCCAGCGCAAGAAGAGgagaaaaattgattaaaaaaaaaacaacaggTTTTGCTGATTACTATTTATTCGAGGTTTTTGCGGTGTTGCGGAGCATCTCCTTGTTTCTTTGTAGTCTGATTATACTCGTATGtgatcttgattttctttcttcttttttttggtttgaaaTCTTGGGTTTTTCGTTTTTATGGGTTTTTTGGATGGGAGTTTTAGTTTAGGGTTTGATCACAGTTTTGCTTCGGCGCAGGACGACGCTGTTCTTGGTGAATCTTGAATTCCGTTCTTGATGAGCTCCGGTACGTTGAGAAGAAGGCTCCATCATGGAGATGTTGATGGAGGAAGATATGATCGGTACGAGACTTCGAGATTCGATTCGTTAAACGAGCCGTTACTTGGTTATGGGGATTACGATTATAATAGGCACGCTgaggtattttatttttgagaagTATGAAATTTTGCGTCTAAATTTGACCactttgatttgttttctcttgtgAGTTGAATATAtcttattcttatatatattggtatgATTTTTGGTGTGGAAGGAGCAAGCACTCTTGGGTATTTTGGATGATGAACGAAGTAAAGTGCGCCTGCATTGGTCGCTGCTCTTTTCTAATGTAATCGCGCAGTGGGCACAATGGTTAGGTTGGTATTTActgcaattttgtttcttgattttctgttGAAGagaaaagacaagaaaaaattatttgcttaTGTGTTCTGTACTGATAATTTACTGGAATGTGGCTTCCTTTGGAAAATTATAGTTGATTTTCCTTGAGAAGATGGTTTAAGTACGGTCTACTCATTTTCTGATTGTGAAGCATGACTGTAACCCACCAAGGAAATttggtttttttgtttttcatgttATTGGGCACTCAGATATTTAGAGTACTTGGAAATACAagtgcaataaaattttccaatCCTAAAATAATGGTCAACTTTGCATCATAATCCTGCATTTTCTGTGTATGTTAGCAAATGAATCATCGTATTCACATTTTCATGACTTTTAACTGACTGATACATTCAATAATATTGTCCACTGATGTTATTAGGCTGATGCTTTTCATgaaattagatcaaatttacattttcttcATGACGCATATTTGGAGTAAATTGCTTGAGTTAGTTTCGTATTGTATATTCCGATCTGATCATAGAAAAGATTCTCTTAAGGCGAACCAAGCCTATGTTAGGTATAGGGGCCGGTTCCATGTCGGTCGGAACAAAGACAAATTTGGTTGTGAATTTCAGTGTACCAACATCTACACAAACCAATCAATAGTTCAAGTCACACACTTCCATAGTGCATTGTCTCTTTGAGTATTTCCCTTCAAATAATCTTTtgatgttataaaaaatttgtaagactgaaatagaaaatgaatctAAGTTTTGGTCTGAAAGTGGAGATGGTTAGTGGCTTTTATCTTAAATTCAAGATCCAAGTAGCAAAGTTTTTGGCTTTAGTTTGTAATTAGATATTTAACTAACTTAAAAGAAGCATCAGTAGTCAACCTTTTCAATTTAGGAGTTGCAGACATAGAGAAAAGTAGGATCTAGGTCAGTTCTAGAGCTGAAGACATAAAGGAAgatcttttaaatttgaagGTATACACTGACCATTAGGCTTGATAAAATGTTGATTGAGTCGTGAAGATAAACATCTCAGGACAGGAGCATACagtttttttaaacatatagTGTGTGGGGgagtaataatttaatatgttcCTGTAGCATCATTATTGGTTTGTTGACTTGTTTCATGTAGACTCCTGATacttcttataaatattaactagTTAACTGGTCATtatcttttccttttgcaGCAAATATTGTTCTTGGATCTGGGTCTCTGTTTGGAAGAATTATACCATTTATCGCGGGCACTCAAAATGGAGCAAACAGCAACCTTCCACCTGTTTTACTTAGTCCCTTGCAGGTATCTTTCAGCAATTTCGTAGGCCATCTCCAAGAAGATGTCTTGCtgccttttaattttgtctttttctgcCTTGTGCTGAGGAATTTAGTTGTTCATTGTCCCgatatctaattttatttcctcTGTAAGAGGTTGGTTAAAAGAACACGATTCATTGACACATGATATGGGGCACGTTGGTTTGATGATATCAAAGCTCTATTCATGATTGACAAATGCTGTTATCAGCTAAAGACAAGATATGTGATGGCTACCTCTTTAAAATTGATAGTTTCACCACATTCAATGGTGACATAAGTTAAACACTAGGCTTGTGAGCCTCAAAAAGAGTAATCTGGTTAGAGTGATGCAGAGATACCATATGAAGCTGAAGTTCTTGTCAGATTCATACAGAAATTTGAAGGAATTGTGTTATAACATATGGATCtgtttgaatttttacatGTCCGTCTGTAGTTAACACTGaaggataatttttaaacCCAGTCAAATGCTTAGGCTGTATGGATCTATGTACCTGTTTCTGATGGATTAATGATTGTATTGGTCGTTGTTAATAAAATGCTTAGTAGCTCAGTTAATGCTATTTTTGCTCTTTACTTGTTACATATACTTTCTACTTTCCCCTATCTTCTGTCTTAGCTTTCACTGTTTATACCAGcaattgttttttattcttgAGTTGGCTTGGCAATAGGAAGCACGGCTGAGAAATTTAAAGCAGAGACTGTCAGTCCCTTTTGATGGCAGCTCTTCAGAGCATCAAGTATGTATCTGcctccatttttcaaaaagttataCTTTTCATTTGGGATATTTTGTACTTGTACCGATATAATTTGGACATTGTATAATCAGATGTCCTTTCCAAAGGATGAATTATGACAAAGTCGGTAATATTTTGGAATAGTGGCAtatacttgacccaaatgatAAACTTCCTCGCTCTTTATTTGGATGTCTTTATTCATGCATCAGTGGTCCATGTTTTCTTGGCAGGATGCTCTTAGACAACTTTGGAGGTTATCTTATCCTGATAGAAAACTCCCATCTCTTAAGTCAGAGGTTTGGAAAGAGATGGGTTGGCAGGGATCTGATCCTTCTACAGATTTCAGGTGTGTGCTGATAAGTGATTGGCTAATTGAAATACAACTATGTAGATTGGAACTTATTTGGAAATTTATGAACAATCATTTAGGGGTGGCGGATTCATATCATTGGAGAATTTGATCTTCTTTGCTAAGACATATCCggtttgtatttctttctctctcctgcatttacatgatttttattacaattggCATTGCCAGATTctaagaaaatagaaatgttCTCCCTAAGAAGAATGTATGTCTATAAGGGATTCATGGTGAAATGTTGTCCTTTATTTAAGCTCTCTTCTTGTGTGGCTTGCTATAAGATAATCTTGCAATATTCAGAAAGCATAGAATCATAATGGGCGAAGCAATTTAAAGTGGAATACTTCGTAAGGAACTGAATGGAAGGGGCTTTATTTGGTGGCAAGCAAGGGAGAAGAGGGAGTTGAATGATGCCattctatataatattctcAAAAGCAGGACTCTAAAAATTTGTCATGAATGAATAGGAGTAGTTCGAATATTGCTTCCTGGTTAGACTAATGATGCCACCAGTGTTCTTCTCGGTGCAAGTTTACTTAGTGATCGGAGATCATGTACTATTCGTATAAAGGAGCTGTACTGCTGAATGACTCGCTTGTTTGTCAATCTGTTATGATCATTTGATTTGAATCATATGTGACATGTCGCTGAGTTCTTTTTAGACATGTGACAATTTTCCACGCtgtgattataaaaaaattgatatttttggacATGTGTGACAATCTTCATTCTTTGCTGCACATCACTTTGATAGGAAGCATTTCAGAATTTGTTGCACAAGAGAGACGGAAAAAGGTCTGAATGGGAGTATCCATTTGCTGTGGCAGGCATCAATGTATCCTTCATGCTGGTTCAAATGTTAGATCTTCAGTCAGGTGTGTAAGGGTATTTTGTGAATTAGATTCTCTACTGCTTTTATCTCCTCTGATCAGTTGCTAGATGTCGGATGTGCTACTaaaattggataaataaattacatgtCCCATCATCTTAAGATTGGTACTTGTAAGTTGAGCTgattataggaaaaaattgcTTGAATGATCACGGAATTTCTCTTTACTGATGTTAAAATTAGAACTTTACTATCTTGTATTCTACTTTATGGAATTGTCATTTAGCTGTTTGCAAGGAAGACACTGCCTTCCATAATCTGTACCAAAGTTCTTTGTCTATCTACCTTTTTCTCATAGCTTAAACAGTCACGTCTGGCTACACTGGGGCCTTGTGATTGCGGGACGCTGTAATGGGTGTTCTTAAATAATTCTGAATTTAGAAACTTTATTGaagtagaaaaaatatttcctaACTGATCcatttgcatttttccttCCAGCATTTTGTTCTTCAAAAGGCTAACTAGATATTTcttacatttatttgtttaactGCATATATCAGCATTAAATAGTTACTCAAGAGATGTTTGAAGCAGTCATTTTCATaagtatgaaatatttttgcagGCAACCCTAGCACTCTAGCTGGCCACCGGTTTCTGGAGTTGCTCCGAGAAGACGAGATGGCTTTTGACAACCTTTTCTGCATCGCCTTCAAGTTGTTGGACGCACAGTGGCTTGCAAAGCGCGCTTCATATATGGAATTTAATGTAAGAAACATACATCCCTTTTTACAATGAGTTCATAGtttatacaaatattgaaaataaatagacaTGATTGCTGTTCATGCTTTTCTTGTAGGATGTTCTCAAGTCAACAAGATCACAACTAGAGCGCGAGATGGCACTGGAAGATGTCTCAACAGTGAGAGATTTGCCAGCTTATAATTTACTGAGAAGATAGTATTGATGGTATAATCTTTCATGATACTTTTGTAAataccttttgttttttaattttttttcccctggcctttgaatttgttgttcCAATTAACCATATGTGAGACCAGCTTTCATACCAGAAGCTGTAAATTTCTGTGTATAAAGTTTGAAGCACTGTTTTCTTGCATTTGGTGGTTGAGTTTCCTACCCAAGGAATAAATTTCTCCTTTGCTTCttattatatagtttttattcattactttattttaaatgattgatcaagttattttttaggttaatttgccaaaaaagaaaaaaattcctgtgttttaaaaactcaGCAAAAAAATCCCCTCTGTTTTAGAAATAGGTAAAATACTCAGTATACGcttccttttctattttgaaGCATAAcgtgttaaatttttagattgtTATGcccttatataatttttttaattatatataaataattagaaattataaaaaaattattattttatgattataatatttaaaaaaaacaatttcttacatttatttgtttaactGCATATATCAGCATTAAATAGTTACTCAAGAGATGTTTGAAGCAGTCATTTTCATaagtatgaaatatttttgcagGCAACCCTAGCACTCTAGCTGGCCACCGGTTTCTGGAGTTGCTCCGAGAAGACGAGATGGCTTTTGACAACCTTTTCTGCATCGCCTTCAAGTTGTTGGACGCACAGTGGCTTGCAAAGCGCGCTTCATATATGGAATTTAATGTAAGAAACATACATCCCTTTTTACAATGAGTTCATAGtttatacaaatattgaaaataaatagacaTGATTGCTGTTCATGCTTTTCTTGTAGGATGTTCTCAAGTCAACAAGATCACAACTAGAGCGCGAGATGGCACTGGAAGATGTCTCAACAGTGAGAGATTTGCCAGCTTATAATTTACTGAGAAGATAGTATTGATGGTATAATCTTTCATGATACTTTTGTAAataccttttgttttttaattttttttcccctggcctttgaatttgttgttcCAATTAACCATATGTGAGACCAGCTTTCATACCAGAAGCTGTAAATTTCTGTGTATAAAGTTTGAAGCACTGTTTTCTTGCATTTGGTGGTTGAGTTTCCTACCCAAGGAATAAATTTCTCCTTTGCTTCttattatatagtttttattcattactttattttaaatgattgatcaagttattttttaggttaatttgccaaaaaagaaaaaaattcctgtgttttaaaaactcaGCAAAAAAATCCCCTCTGTTTTAGAAATAGGTAAAATACTCAGTATACGcttccttttctattttgaaGCATAAcgtgttaaatttttagattgtTATGcccttatataatttttttaattatatataaataattagaaattataaaaaaattattattttatgattataatatttaaaaaaaaccatACCCGCCACAGTCCCCGATCTAGCAACGTTGACGTTGCCCAAAAAGGGACGTCTAGCAATGGCGAAGTCGCCCAGAAAGGGACAACGTTGCTCCCAGATCAGGAGGACGACGGCATCGCCCAAATAGAAGAAAGAGGGCGACAGTGACGGCcccaatcttttttttttttaaattaattaattattaaatatatattttaattattaaaattaattttagataattattagatatttaattaataatttgtctgatatatatagattctttctcttttaaatatataaaatactaatttaaatataaatgccatttataaaaaataatataaattaataaaatattttatttcaataataatttaaactaatttataaattataatttataataattgtttcacgttttattttcatatacgtatctaaatataaaaaataaaattgagttcactattttggtatttaattttaatataaatatatttttaaaataaaaaaaaatcaatgtatataaaaatgtataagatttatatctttttggtatttttaa
This Sesamum indicum cultivar Zhongzhi No. 13 linkage group LG5, S_indicum_v1.0, whole genome shotgun sequence DNA region includes the following protein-coding sequences:
- the LOC105162734 gene encoding ELMO domain-containing protein A, with translation MSSGTLRRRLHHGDVDGGRYDRYETSRFDSLNEPLLGYGDYDYNRHAEEQALLGILDDERSKVRLHWSLLFSNVIAQWAQWLANIVLGSGSLFGRIIPFIAGTQNGANSNLPPVLLSPLQEARLRNLKQRLSVPFDGSSSEHQDALRQLWRLSYPDRKLPSLKSEVWKEMGWQGSDPSTDFRGGGFISLENLIFFAKTYPEAFQNLLHKRDGKRSEWEYPFAVAGINVSFMLVQMLDLQSGNPSTLAGHRFLELLREDEMAFDNLFCIAFKLLDAQWLAKRASYMEFNDVLKSTRSQLEREMALEDVSTVRDLPAYNLLRR